A genomic region of Candidatus Marimicrobium litorale contains the following coding sequences:
- the glmS gene encoding glutamine--fructose-6-phosphate transaminase (isomerizing), giving the protein MCGIVAAAARREVSEILLEGLRRLEYRGYDSAGMALISDDGQLTSHKRKGKVQALEAAQAKDPHHGPTGIAHTRWATHGEPSGVNAHPHISEQRVAVVHNGIIENHAALRNELVEAGYQMASVTDTEVVVHLLHRYLAEGNNLLHAMQQTVARLEGAYALAAVDSQHPDTVIGARSGSPLVVGVGIGENFLASDQMALRQVTDRFIYLEEDDLVEITSASVRVFDAAGQSVERETTCITEAMDVPDMGDFDHYMIKEIFEQPDALDATLAGALDVSQVEDGFGMGATALFDRVKTVQIVACGTSFHAGMVARYWLEELAGISCEVEVASEFRYRKRVQHEGTLLVAISQSGETADTLAALRNASAGEFVGSLVVSNVDNSSLVRECDLVFLTRAGAEIGVASTKAFTTQLAALLMLTLVLGRRRGMDEKRQQEIIAALRNVSRYVQETLALNSAIQELSEAFIPKRHALFLGRGIQYPIAMEGALKLKEISYIHAEAYPAGELKHGPLALVDNDMPVVAVAPNDELLEKLKSNLEEVRSRGGELFVFADRAAGFDNEDRVKVLPMPHCPEVIKPIVYTVALQLLSYHVAVQKGTDVDKPRNLAKSVTVE; this is encoded by the coding sequence ATGTGTGGCATCGTTGCAGCCGCAGCGCGGCGTGAAGTGTCTGAAATATTGTTAGAGGGATTGCGACGGCTGGAGTATCGCGGCTACGATTCTGCCGGGATGGCACTCATAAGCGATGATGGTCAGCTGACGTCGCACAAGCGGAAAGGCAAAGTGCAAGCGCTGGAAGCCGCTCAGGCAAAAGACCCTCATCACGGCCCGACAGGTATCGCGCACACTCGGTGGGCAACCCACGGCGAGCCGTCAGGCGTCAATGCGCATCCGCATATATCAGAACAGAGAGTCGCGGTTGTTCACAACGGGATTATCGAGAATCACGCGGCGCTGAGAAACGAGCTGGTCGAGGCCGGATATCAGATGGCTTCGGTCACTGATACTGAAGTGGTAGTGCACCTCCTGCATCGCTATCTGGCAGAGGGAAATAATCTACTGCATGCCATGCAACAAACCGTCGCACGGTTGGAGGGCGCCTATGCGCTGGCAGCCGTGGACTCACAGCACCCGGATACTGTGATCGGTGCGCGCAGCGGCAGCCCGTTGGTGGTCGGCGTGGGTATCGGAGAAAACTTTCTCGCGTCAGACCAGATGGCTTTGCGCCAGGTGACAGACCGGTTTATCTACCTCGAAGAGGACGACCTGGTAGAGATAACATCAGCTTCCGTGAGGGTGTTTGACGCTGCAGGCCAATCGGTGGAGCGCGAGACGACCTGCATTACAGAGGCGATGGACGTCCCCGATATGGGTGATTTCGATCACTATATGATAAAGGAGATCTTTGAACAGCCTGACGCGTTGGACGCTACTCTGGCCGGCGCACTGGATGTAAGTCAGGTAGAAGATGGTTTTGGCATGGGTGCTACTGCGCTCTTTGATCGGGTAAAAACAGTACAAATTGTTGCCTGTGGTACCAGCTTTCATGCAGGCATGGTGGCGCGGTACTGGCTGGAAGAATTAGCAGGTATTAGTTGCGAGGTAGAGGTTGCATCTGAATTTCGTTACCGCAAACGCGTTCAGCACGAGGGCACTCTGCTGGTTGCCATCTCCCAGTCGGGGGAGACCGCGGACACACTGGCCGCCTTGCGCAATGCGAGTGCAGGAGAGTTTGTGGGCAGCCTCGTAGTGTCTAACGTCGACAACAGTTCACTGGTGCGGGAGTGTGATCTGGTGTTTCTCACCCGGGCAGGCGCTGAGATCGGTGTAGCCTCCACCAAGGCGTTTACCACGCAGCTAGCAGCACTGCTTATGCTTACGCTGGTGCTAGGCAGACGTCGTGGCATGGATGAGAAGCGGCAGCAGGAAATTATTGCGGCATTGCGTAACGTGTCCCGCTATGTGCAGGAAACACTGGCGCTGAACTCCGCTATACAGGAATTGTCAGAGGCGTTTATCCCCAAGCGTCACGCGCTGTTTTTGGGGCGAGGAATACAGTATCCGATCGCCATGGAGGGCGCGCTGAAGCTGAAAGAAATTTCCTATATCCATGCTGAGGCGTATCCGGCGGGTGAGCTAAAGCATGGCCCCCTGGCGCTCGTAGACAACGACATGCCGGTAGTGGCGGTGGCGCCAAATGACGAGTTACTGGAAAAACTGAAATCCAATCTGGAGGAAGTGCGTTCGCGCGGCGGAGAGCTGTTTGTATTTGCTGATCGCGCGGCGGGTTTTGATAACGAAGATCGAGTCAAAGTGCTGCCAATGCCTCATTGTCCGGAAGTGATCAAACCCATTGTTTATACAGTGGCTTTGCAGCTATTGTCATATCATGTGGCCGTGCAGAAGGGCACCGATGTCGACAAGCCGCGTAATCTTGCGAAGTCAGTAACCGTAGAATAG
- the atpD gene encoding F0F1 ATP synthase subunit beta, giving the protein MSSGRVVQIIGAVIDVEFPRDSVPQVYDALKITEKDTTLEVQQQLGDGVVRSIALGSSEGLSRGLAVENTGAPIAVPVGIETLGRIMDVLGNPIDECGPIGEKERAPIHREAPSYEELAAAEELLETGIKVIDLVCPFAKGGKIGLFGGAGVGKTVNMMELINNIATEHSGLSVFAGVGERTREGNDFYYEMQESKVVDVENFSNSKVAMVYGQMNEPPGNRLRVALTGLTMAEKFRDDGRDVLLFIDNIYRYTLAGTEVSALLGRMPSAVGYQPTLAEEMGVLQERITSTKLGSITSIQAVYVPADDLTDPSPATTFAHLDATVVLSRDIAAKGIYPAVDPLDSTSRQLDPLLIGNDHYDTARGVQSVLQRYKELKDIIAILGMDELSEDDKQTVDRARKIERFLSQPFHVAEVFTGSPGKYVSLKDTISGFKGILAGEYDHLPEQAFYMVGGIEEAVEKAKNL; this is encoded by the coding sequence ATGAGTAGCGGACGAGTCGTACAAATCATCGGCGCGGTCATCGATGTGGAGTTTCCCCGTGATAGCGTCCCGCAGGTATACGATGCACTGAAGATCACCGAAAAAGACACAACTCTGGAAGTTCAGCAGCAGCTGGGTGACGGTGTTGTTCGGTCTATTGCTCTGGGGTCTTCTGAGGGCCTTAGCCGCGGTCTTGCGGTGGAAAACACGGGTGCCCCTATCGCTGTGCCTGTGGGCATTGAAACACTGGGCCGCATCATGGATGTTTTGGGCAACCCAATCGATGAATGCGGTCCTATCGGCGAAAAAGAGCGCGCGCCTATTCACCGCGAAGCACCCAGCTATGAGGAGTTGGCGGCAGCAGAAGAACTGCTGGAAACCGGCATCAAGGTAATCGACCTTGTGTGTCCTTTCGCCAAGGGCGGCAAGATTGGCCTCTTCGGTGGCGCTGGTGTGGGCAAAACCGTGAACATGATGGAATTAATTAACAACATTGCAACCGAGCACTCGGGCCTTTCAGTATTCGCGGGCGTAGGTGAGCGCACCCGCGAAGGTAACGATTTCTACTACGAGATGCAGGAATCCAAGGTCGTGGACGTTGAGAACTTTTCTAATTCCAAAGTAGCGATGGTATACGGCCAGATGAACGAGCCGCCAGGCAACCGTCTTCGTGTCGCCCTTACCGGCCTGACCATGGCGGAGAAATTCCGCGACGACGGTCGCGACGTCCTGCTGTTCATCGATAATATTTACCGTTATACATTAGCGGGAACTGAAGTATCGGCACTGCTGGGTCGTATGCCTTCTGCGGTTGGCTATCAGCCGACGCTGGCAGAAGAAATGGGTGTATTGCAGGAGCGAATTACCTCTACCAAGTTAGGGTCTATCACTTCGATTCAGGCGGTGTATGTGCCTGCGGATGATTTGACCGACCCGTCACCGGCAACAACCTTCGCACACCTTGATGCAACGGTTGTGCTGTCTCGTGATATTGCGGCCAAGGGCATCTACCCCGCGGTGGATCCGTTGGATTCTACCTCGCGGCAGCTTGATCCTTTGCTGATCGGCAATGATCACTACGATACGGCACGTGGCGTGCAATCCGTATTGCAGCGCTACAAAGAGCTCAAGGACATCATTGCTATTCTCGGCATGGACGAATTATCCGAGGATGACAAACAGACGGTGGATCGTGCTCGGAAGATCGAACGGTTCCTGTCCCAGCCTTTTCACGTGGCAGAAGTATTCACCGGTTCGCCGGGCAAATATGTGTCATTGAAAGATACGATTTCTGGTTTTAAGGGTATTCTTGCCGGCGAGTACGATCACTTGCCCGAGCAGGCCTTCTATATGGTTGGCGGCATCGAAGAAGCGGTCGAAAAAGCGAAGAACCTGTAA
- a CDS encoding F0F1 ATP synthase subunit epsilon, with protein sequence MAMTIHCDIVSAEEEIFSGLVEVLVATGEMGELGVSYGHAPLLTSLVPGPVRIITQSGDEQVFYVSGGFLEVQPGVVSILADTALRADDVDEASAEEARKEAEHALANQTGDFDYGRASAQLAEAAAQLATLRKLKNRAGRG encoded by the coding sequence ATGGCAATGACAATTCACTGCGATATCGTCAGCGCGGAGGAAGAAATTTTCTCCGGTCTGGTAGAGGTGCTCGTGGCGACCGGCGAGATGGGTGAACTGGGTGTCAGCTACGGCCATGCGCCGTTGCTGACGTCCCTTGTACCCGGCCCCGTTCGTATCATCACTCAGAGTGGCGACGAGCAGGTGTTTTACGTGTCTGGCGGGTTCCTCGAGGTTCAGCCTGGCGTGGTCTCTATTCTTGCGGATACAGCTCTGCGAGCAGACGATGTGGATGAAGCCTCTGCCGAAGAGGCGCGCAAGGAGGCTGAGCATGCGCTGGCTAACCAGACAGGTGACTTCGACTATGGACGCGCTTCCGCTCAGCTGGCGGAAGCAGCGGCCCAGCTCGCCACGCTGCGCAAACTAAAAAACCGGGCTGGTCGCGGTTAG
- a CDS encoding phytanoyl-CoA dioxygenase family protein yields the protein MILPTVAALKRLFDANPLLYRTAFGLATFNVDYCKQRLHRSRYSSRFGGLWTDRVDYEEQLRRRLNRGEVTADRVDSLNSWREQGFLKLDNAVDHRLIDDYLDELESLKVRSPSPLCVTSSTLQSPAPFSAEVFSGNASSRIVDDYFYSESARYLLFHPSITEHLSLFLESEPVLTQSLSFETGSEQAVHQDTAFVRMNAPMKFIGVWIALEDIQPGTGELVYFPESHHWPDFLFSRYFKHYDPDRDGEAQLHNWLAWMHEEARDRSQRLSSFFPKKGDVLFWHPALAHGGAPINDDNGTRRSLVSHYCAKGVRPLYHYYKPAQRKRYHWNGCTYTSAYYRSGSAS from the coding sequence GTGATATTGCCCACGGTCGCGGCGCTAAAACGCCTTTTTGATGCCAACCCCCTGCTCTACCGCACAGCATTCGGTCTTGCGACTTTCAACGTTGATTACTGTAAACAGCGCCTGCACCGGTCGCGCTATTCCTCCCGTTTTGGTGGACTCTGGACTGACAGAGTCGATTATGAAGAGCAACTCCGTCGCAGGCTTAACCGTGGTGAGGTGACTGCGGACAGGGTCGACAGCCTTAACAGTTGGCGGGAACAGGGCTTTTTAAAATTAGATAATGCAGTTGATCACAGGCTTATCGACGATTATCTCGACGAGCTTGAGAGCCTTAAGGTCCGCTCGCCCTCCCCTCTGTGCGTCACTTCGAGCACGCTGCAGTCGCCGGCGCCTTTTAGCGCAGAGGTTTTCTCTGGCAATGCCAGCAGCAGGATTGTAGATGATTACTTTTATTCTGAATCCGCACGGTATCTGCTATTTCACCCGTCAATCACTGAACACCTCTCATTGTTTTTGGAAAGCGAGCCGGTATTAACTCAGAGCTTGAGCTTTGAAACCGGCTCTGAACAGGCCGTGCATCAGGATACCGCGTTTGTTCGGATGAATGCCCCCATGAAATTTATCGGCGTTTGGATCGCGCTAGAGGATATTCAACCGGGTACGGGTGAGCTCGTGTACTTCCCTGAGAGCCACCATTGGCCAGACTTCCTGTTCAGCCGCTACTTCAAGCATTATGATCCAGACCGGGACGGAGAGGCACAATTGCATAACTGGTTGGCGTGGATGCATGAAGAAGCGCGCGATAGGTCGCAGCGACTGTCGTCCTTTTTCCCGAAAAAGGGCGATGTGCTGTTTTGGCACCCGGCCCTCGCGCATGGCGGCGCGCCAATTAACGATGATAACGGTACCCGGCGGAGCCTGGTCAGTCACTATTGCGCAAAGGGCGTCCGGCCGCTTTACCACTACTATAAGCCGGCTCAGCGCAAAAGGTATCACTGGAACGGTTGTACCTATACCAGCGCCTACTATCGCTCGGGCTCAGCGAGTTAA
- a CDS encoding pyridoxamine 5'-phosphate oxidase family protein has product MVNTLKGQIKPEHEAVLATTVIGCLSTLRHKDQRISTNPISFLWNGSEFEISTLKGRMKYRNLVDRPQATLCVVSAQDPMHYVEVRGSVRLEDDPDRALFTAHFRKVSGGIDPPDGMDSPDAERAMIYLTPEQVSSPAMYGGQFDDFSDKFHSDS; this is encoded by the coding sequence ATGGTGAATACCCTTAAAGGCCAGATTAAACCCGAGCACGAAGCGGTTCTTGCGACCACAGTGATCGGGTGCTTAAGTACATTACGGCATAAGGATCAGAGAATCTCCACCAACCCGATCAGCTTTCTGTGGAATGGTAGCGAGTTCGAGATCAGTACACTGAAGGGGCGCATGAAATACCGCAACCTGGTCGACAGACCCCAGGCGACCTTGTGTGTCGTCTCCGCTCAGGACCCTATGCACTATGTGGAAGTCCGCGGCAGTGTGCGGCTGGAAGACGACCCGGACCGTGCACTCTTCACCGCCCATTTTCGTAAGGTCTCGGGCGGCATCGATCCGCCAGACGGTATGGATTCACCGGATGCTGAGCGCGCCATGATCTACCTTACGCCAGAGCAGGTATCCAGCCCTGCCATGTACGGCGGCCAGTTCGACGACTTCTCCGATAAGTTCCACTCGGATAGCTGA
- a CDS encoding DoxX family protein produces the protein MRYALITAGRVLLALYFLLPGIAKFVSWDMHVELMEAHNMVMVPALLAIAGIVQIGGSVCLLLNKQVVVCALGFAVMILLINLNLHDFWNVYEGVDAKHETQNFVKNLGIFAGLLLLAAVDMEKTNAH, from the coding sequence ATGAGATATGCACTAATCACTGCCGGCCGCGTGTTATTAGCACTGTACTTCCTCCTGCCTGGGATCGCTAAGTTTGTATCATGGGATATGCATGTAGAACTCATGGAAGCGCACAATATGGTTATGGTACCCGCTCTATTGGCGATTGCAGGTATTGTTCAAATTGGCGGGAGCGTCTGTCTTTTATTGAACAAACAGGTAGTGGTCTGCGCGCTTGGCTTTGCCGTGATGATCTTATTGATAAACCTCAATTTACACGACTTTTGGAACGTTTATGAGGGTGTTGATGCCAAACACGAAACGCAGAATTTCGTTAAAAATTTGGGGATATTTGCCGGTTTGTTATTACTGGCGGCAGTCGATATGGAGAAGACAAACGCCCACTGA
- the atpA gene encoding F0F1 ATP synthase subunit alpha — MQQLNPSEISEIIKSRIDQLDVSSEARNEGTVVSVTDGIIRIHGLAEVMYGEMIEFEGGVYGMALNLERDSVGAVILGDYKGIAEGQSCRCTSRILEVPVGPELQGRVVDALGTPIDGKGPVNAAVTDALEKVAPGVIARQSVDEPVQIGLKAIDAMVPIGRGQRELIIGDRQIGKTAIAIDAIINQKNTGIKCIYVAVGQKASSVAAVVRKLEEHGAMDHTIIVAANASDPAAMQYLAPFAGCTMGEYYRDRGEDALIIYDDLTKQAWAYRQISLLLRRPPGREAYPGDVFYLHSRLLERAARVNANYVEQATNGEVKGKTGSLTALPIIETQAGDVSAFVPTNVISITDGQIFLESGMFNAGVRPAMDAGISVSRVGGAAQTKIMKKLSGGVRTALAQYRELAAFSQFASDLDDATKAQLDHGERVTELMKQKQYSPQSIAEMGLVLYAANEGHLSDVEVNKIGDFEAALLSYMHAEHGDLMNSVVESGDYNDEIEATFKSAIETFKSTQTW; from the coding sequence ATGCAGCAACTGAATCCATCTGAAATTAGCGAGATCATCAAGTCGCGCATCGACCAGCTCGATGTTAGCAGTGAAGCTCGCAACGAGGGCACCGTGGTCTCCGTGACAGACGGCATTATCAGAATCCACGGTCTGGCCGAGGTGATGTACGGCGAGATGATTGAATTTGAGGGTGGTGTCTATGGTATGGCACTCAACCTGGAGCGGGACTCTGTCGGTGCGGTCATCCTTGGCGACTATAAGGGGATAGCAGAAGGCCAAAGCTGTCGATGCACCAGCCGGATCCTCGAAGTGCCTGTGGGGCCTGAGCTCCAGGGTCGCGTGGTAGACGCACTGGGTACCCCGATCGACGGCAAGGGGCCGGTTAATGCGGCCGTTACCGATGCACTTGAAAAGGTAGCGCCCGGCGTAATCGCTCGCCAGTCGGTAGATGAGCCTGTCCAGATCGGTCTCAAGGCGATTGATGCCATGGTGCCCATCGGCCGCGGTCAGCGAGAGCTTATTATTGGTGACCGCCAGATTGGTAAGACCGCGATTGCAATCGATGCGATCATTAACCAGAAAAACACAGGCATCAAGTGTATCTACGTGGCGGTTGGTCAAAAGGCATCGTCTGTTGCCGCGGTTGTGCGCAAGCTCGAAGAGCACGGCGCGATGGACCACACTATCATCGTGGCCGCGAATGCATCTGACCCGGCTGCGATGCAGTATTTGGCGCCGTTTGCCGGTTGCACCATGGGAGAGTACTACCGCGACCGTGGTGAAGATGCATTGATTATTTATGATGACCTCACCAAGCAGGCATGGGCATATCGTCAGATTTCACTTCTTCTGCGCCGTCCGCCGGGGCGTGAAGCCTATCCGGGAGATGTATTTTATCTCCACTCGCGCCTGCTGGAGCGCGCGGCACGAGTGAATGCCAACTACGTGGAGCAAGCTACTAACGGCGAGGTGAAGGGAAAGACGGGTTCTCTTACCGCGCTGCCAATTATTGAGACTCAGGCGGGTGACGTTTCCGCCTTTGTGCCGACTAACGTGATTTCTATCACCGATGGCCAGATCTTTCTTGAGTCCGGTATGTTCAACGCGGGCGTTCGTCCGGCGATGGACGCCGGTATTTCTGTATCGCGTGTGGGTGGCGCGGCACAGACCAAGATTATGAAAAAGCTGTCAGGCGGTGTTCGCACCGCGCTTGCCCAGTACCGTGAACTGGCCGCCTTTTCACAGTTCGCGTCTGATCTGGACGATGCCACAAAGGCGCAGCTGGATCACGGTGAGCGTGTAACGGAATTAATGAAGCAAAAGCAGTACTCGCCCCAGTCCATCGCGGAGATGGGCTTGGTACTTTACGCGGCAAACGAAGGCCATCTGAGTGATGTCGAAGTCAATAAGATAGGTGATTTTGAGGCGGCCCTGCTGTCATACATGCACGCGGAACACGGCGACCTGATGAACAGTGTTGTCGAGAGTGGCGACTACAATGATGAGATCGAAGCGACCTTCAAGTCTGCTATCGAAACGTTCAAGTCGACCCAGACCTGGTAA
- the atpG gene encoding F0F1 ATP synthase subunit gamma, which produces MAAGKEIRTKISSIQSTQKITSAMEMVAASKMRKAQDRMRLGKPYARRMRSVIGHLANSAPEYRHIYMQEREVRRVGFIVVSTDRGLCGGLNINLFKATVRAMKGWDDKNIEIDLCLVGAKGAAFFGSYGGNVTAAVRDLGEEPSVGDLIGGVKTMLDAYEEGGIDRLFLVSNEFVNTMTQNPNVEQLLPLEAQQSDEMKHHWDYIYEPDAKELLEGLLTRYIESQVYQSVVENGACEQAARMLAMKNATENAGELIDDLQLVYNKARQSAITQELSEIVSGAAAIS; this is translated from the coding sequence ATGGCAGCTGGAAAAGAAATTCGCACAAAGATCTCGAGTATCCAGAGTACTCAAAAGATTACCAGTGCGATGGAAATGGTCGCGGCCAGCAAGATGCGTAAGGCCCAGGATCGCATGCGACTAGGTAAGCCTTACGCCCGTCGCATGCGCTCTGTGATCGGCCATTTGGCGAACTCTGCTCCCGAGTACCGTCACATCTACATGCAGGAGCGGGAAGTGAGGCGCGTTGGCTTTATCGTCGTCTCTACGGATCGCGGTCTCTGCGGTGGTCTTAACATCAACCTGTTTAAGGCGACGGTTAGGGCGATGAAGGGGTGGGATGACAAGAATATTGAGATCGATTTGTGCCTGGTTGGGGCCAAGGGTGCTGCGTTTTTTGGCAGCTATGGCGGAAACGTCACAGCGGCTGTTCGTGACCTGGGAGAAGAGCCCAGCGTCGGAGACCTGATTGGTGGCGTCAAGACAATGCTTGATGCCTACGAAGAAGGCGGCATAGACAGGCTATTCCTGGTAAGTAACGAGTTCGTCAATACCATGACTCAAAACCCCAATGTGGAACAGCTGCTTCCTCTGGAGGCGCAACAGTCAGATGAAATGAAGCACCATTGGGACTACATCTACGAGCCCGACGCGAAAGAATTATTGGAAGGCCTGTTGACGCGTTATATCGAGTCTCAGGTTTACCAGTCTGTGGTTGAGAACGGCGCGTGTGAACAGGCGGCCCGAATGCTGGCAATGAAGAATGCTACAGAGAACGCGGGCGAGCTGATCGATGATTTGCAGCTGGTGTACAACAAGGCGAGACAGTCAGCTATCACGCAAGAGTTGTCGGAGATTGTGAGTGGCGCCGCGGCGATTAGTTGA
- the glmU gene encoding bifunctional UDP-N-acetylglucosamine diphosphorylase/glucosamine-1-phosphate N-acetyltransferase GlmU, which translates to MNLEVVILAAGQGSRMKSTLPKVLHPLGGKPLLAHVVDTAEQLAPAAIHVVVGHGTEAVRSAMSEFDINWVEQSEQLGTGHAVAQALPHVSPQSVVLVLYGDVPLAELSTLQRLSILAQEAPALLTARLGNPSGYGRILRNEDNVLVGVVEDKDASAKQREIDEVNTGLLAAPYADLAEYLPRVSNSNQQAEYYLPDILSLAVEAGKTVSTCEAASEIEILGVNDRVQLNQVEREYQRRQAHELMRDGVSIADANRVDIRGELTCGDDVSIDVNAVFEGCVHLEDNVQIGANCVLRDARIGRGSVIHPMSHLQEVDIGSDCSVGPFARLRPGTALQEGAKIGNFVETKKARIGQGSKINHLSYIGDCDMGSDVNVGAGTITCNYDGVNKHRTEMGDGVFVGSNSTLVAPLTIEKQGFVGAGSTITSKVGSEELAVSRARQRNIQGWKRPSKKENRD; encoded by the coding sequence ATGAATCTGGAAGTTGTAATCCTCGCAGCGGGGCAGGGTTCCCGCATGAAGTCCACGCTGCCAAAGGTATTGCATCCGCTGGGCGGCAAACCTCTGCTTGCGCATGTCGTTGATACCGCGGAGCAGCTGGCCCCCGCTGCGATACACGTGGTAGTCGGCCATGGCACGGAGGCGGTGCGGTCAGCGATGTCAGAATTTGACATCAACTGGGTGGAGCAGTCCGAGCAACTGGGCACCGGCCACGCGGTGGCGCAGGCGCTGCCGCATGTCTCTCCCCAGAGTGTCGTGCTGGTGCTTTACGGCGATGTGCCTCTGGCGGAGCTTTCAACCCTGCAGCGTCTGTCGATTTTGGCGCAGGAGGCCCCGGCGCTGCTGACGGCGCGATTGGGCAATCCATCCGGGTACGGTCGAATCCTGCGTAATGAAGATAATGTTCTGGTCGGTGTTGTGGAAGACAAGGACGCCAGTGCGAAGCAGCGCGAGATTGACGAGGTCAATACGGGCCTGCTGGCGGCGCCCTATGCCGACCTTGCGGAATACCTGCCCAGGGTTAGCAACAGCAACCAACAGGCTGAGTACTACCTGCCCGATATCCTGTCACTGGCGGTTGAGGCCGGGAAGACAGTGTCGACGTGCGAGGCGGCATCTGAAATTGAAATACTTGGTGTTAATGATCGGGTACAGCTCAATCAGGTGGAACGGGAGTATCAGCGTCGCCAAGCACATGAGCTGATGCGCGATGGCGTCAGTATTGCCGATGCAAACCGTGTGGACATTCGCGGTGAGCTCACCTGCGGCGATGATGTCAGCATCGATGTTAACGCGGTCTTCGAGGGCTGCGTCCACTTGGAGGACAACGTACAAATAGGTGCAAATTGTGTGTTACGCGACGCCCGTATCGGACGGGGCAGTGTCATTCACCCGATGAGCCATCTACAGGAAGTCGACATTGGCAGTGACTGCAGCGTCGGTCCTTTCGCGAGATTGCGACCGGGAACAGCACTGCAGGAAGGCGCAAAAATAGGCAACTTTGTCGAAACCAAGAAAGCGCGTATCGGGCAGGGAAGCAAAATCAATCACCTGAGTTATATAGGCGACTGCGATATGGGTTCCGACGTTAACGTAGGCGCGGGAACGATTACCTGCAATTACGATGGCGTGAACAAACATCGGACAGAAATGGGCGATGGGGTGTTCGTGGGCTCCAACAGCACTCTGGTGGCGCCGCTTACGATAGAAAAACAGGGCTTTGTCGGAGCGGGTTCTACCATCACCAGCAAGGTGGGTAGCGAAGAGCTCGCGGTCAGCCGTGCGCGGCAGCGCAACATCCAGGGTTGGAAACGGCCCTCAAAAAAAGAAAACAGGGACTGA
- a CDS encoding TrmB family transcriptional regulator: MTTRKTQALGSLGLDTRQIKVYQSLHKLGPASIRDVAAEAGINRGSTYETLKQLVTMGLVNYLPKGKRRVFQAEDPEQLLSLGESKQQALAQAMEELRKDIIPALKQARPEFSPGNVRFYEGDDGVELVLRDILKSTAKQGNNAYSVISTKTLRQHLYRPFPNFTRQRVQQGIGVRVIAVGEGGDDAELAERKWLPAGAGTDASYIAIYPPKVAMITLADQDYPVIVIIDSAAIASTQQLLFDTLWRFL, from the coding sequence ATGACAACGCGCAAAACACAAGCGCTTGGCTCTCTCGGGCTCGACACGCGGCAGATCAAGGTCTACCAGTCCTTGCACAAGCTGGGGCCCGCCTCTATCCGCGACGTTGCCGCGGAGGCGGGCATCAATCGTGGCAGCACCTACGAAACATTGAAGCAGCTAGTCACCATGGGGCTCGTCAACTACCTGCCCAAAGGCAAGCGGCGGGTATTCCAGGCGGAAGATCCGGAGCAGCTGTTAAGCCTTGGGGAAAGCAAGCAGCAGGCGCTCGCACAGGCAATGGAGGAGTTGCGCAAAGACATTATCCCCGCGCTGAAACAAGCGCGTCCAGAATTCAGCCCGGGCAACGTGCGTTTCTATGAAGGCGATGACGGCGTGGAATTAGTGCTCAGGGATATCCTGAAAAGTACCGCGAAGCAGGGCAATAATGCGTATTCCGTTATTTCGACAAAGACCCTGCGGCAACACTTGTACCGGCCCTTTCCTAATTTCACTCGACAGCGCGTCCAACAGGGCATCGGGGTTCGCGTAATCGCCGTAGGTGAAGGGGGTGATGATGCCGAGCTAGCCGAGCGTAAATGGCTGCCCGCCGGTGCGGGAACAGATGCCTCCTACATCGCCATTTACCCACCCAAGGTCGCCATGATCACTCTGGCCGACCAAGATTATCCGGTGATCGTGATTATCGATTCTGCCGCCATCGCGTCTACGCAACAGCTGTTGTTCGACACGCTGTGGCGCTTTCTATAA